From the genome of Ziziphus jujuba cultivar Dongzao chromosome 6, ASM3175591v1, one region includes:
- the LOC107430056 gene encoding oligopeptide transporter 7 isoform X1 produces the protein MEESTHEITSPLLSKDDARGRDISSKPSSSSSQEAKLLSKSNKPEVEEVDPEENSPVEQVALTVPTTDDPTLPVLTFRMWVLGILSCVLLSFLNQFFWYRKEPLSITSISAQIAVVPLGQLMASKITNRAFFKGTRWEFCLNPGPFNVKEHVLITIFANSGAGTVYAIHIVTVVKVFYKQHLTFFVSFLVVITTQVLGFGWAGIFRRYLVEPAAMWWPANLVQVSLFRALHEKEKRPKGGLTRTQFFLIAFICSFAYYVFPGYLCQMLTSLSWICWIFPKSVLAQQLGSGLYGLGIGALGLDWSTISSYLGSPLASPWFATANVAAGFFIVMYILTPLFYWFNVYKARTFPIYSDELFKSNGQEYNITAIIDSNFHLDISAYEKEGPLYLSVFFALTYGVGFAALTATIVHVALFHGREIWDQSRLSFQEKTMDIHTRLMRRYKQVPEWWFIVILIANIAATIFACQYYNDQLQLPWWGVLLACGIAIFFTLPIGIITAITNQTPGLNIITEYIIGYIYPGYPVANMCFKVYGYISMNQAVTFLQDFKLGHYMKIPPRTMFMAQIVGTFIAAIVYLGTAWWLIETIPDICEDLSSVWTCPGDTVFYDASVIWGLIGPRRIFGDLGTYEAINWFFLGGAIAPVLVWLAAKAFPEQEWIRLINMPVLIGATGMMPPATAVNYTTWIIVGFLSGFVAYRYRPDWWRRHNYLLSGALDAGLAFMGVLLYFALGLEDVSLNWWGNNLDGCPLASCPTAKGVVIEGCPVYN, from the exons ATGGAAGAATCCACTCATGAAATCACATCCCCTCTAT TATCCAAGGATGATGCGAGAGGTAGAGACATCAGCAGCAaaccatcttcatcttcatcacagGAAGCCAAGCTATTATCAAAATCTAATAAACCAGAGGTTGAGGAGGTTGACCCGGAAGAGAACTCGCCGGTGGAACAAGTAGCTCTGACGGTACCAACCACAGACGATCCCACCCTCCCTGTCTTAACGTTCCGAATGTGGGTTCTAGGTATCTTATCGTGCGTCCTCCTCTCGTTCCTGAACCAGTTCTTCTGGTACCGCAAAGAGCCGCTCTCCATCACATCCATCTCGGCCCAGATAGCCGTGGTTCCACTGGGGCAGCTTATGGCTTCCAAGATCACAAACAGAGCCTTCTTCAAAGGGACAAGGTGGGAATTCTGTTTAAACCCAGGTCCATTCAACGTCAAAGAGCACGTGCTCATCACCATTTTTGCCAACTCCGGAGCAGGGACGGTGTATGCCATTCATATTGTGACGGTGGTTAAGGTTTTTTATAAGCAACATCTCACCTTTTTTGTCTCCTTCCTTGTTGTTATTACAACTCAG GTTTTGGGCTTTGGATGGGCAGGGATTTTCCGAAGGTACTTGGTCGAACCGGCGGCGATGTGGTGGCCGGCAAATTTGGTTCAGGTTTCATTGTTCAG GGCTCTCCACGAGAAAGAAAAACGGCCCAAAGGGGGTTTGACACGTACCCAGTTCTTCCTGATTGCCTTCATATGCAGCTTTGCTTACTATGTCTTCCCTGGCTATCTCTGTCAAATGCTAACCTCTCTCTCTTGGATATGCTGGATCTTTCCCAAATCTGTCCTGGCCCAACAACTAGGGTCGGGTCTGTATGGGCTTGGGATTGGTGCTTTAGGGCTTGACTGGTCCACCATCTCTTCCTACCTTGGAAGCCCACTTGCAAGCCCATGGTTTGCCACAGCCAACGTTGCTGCGGGATTTTTTATCGTCATGTATATTTTAACACCCTTGTTTTATTGGTTCAACGTCTACAAAGCCAGAACCTTCCCAATATATTCCGACGAACTTTTCAAATCCAACGGCCAAGAATACAATATCACTGCCATCATTGATTCCAATTTCCATCTGGACATTTCTGCCTATGAGAAAGAAGGACCACTTTACCTCAGCGTTTTCTTTGCACTGACTTATGGTGTTGGCTTTGCAGCACTCACTGCCACAATTGTACATGTTGCACTCTTCCATggaag AGAAATATGGGATCAAAGCAGATTGAGTTTTCAAGAGAAAACAATGGATATACACACAAGACTAATGAGGAGGTACAAACAGGTACCGGAATGGTGGTTTATAGTAATTCTTATAGCCAACATTGCAGCAACTATCTTTGCTTGCCAGTATTACAATGATCAGCTTCAATTGCCTTGGTGGGGTGTTTTATTGGCTTGTGGAATTGCCATTTTCTTCACTCTTCCCATTGGAATCATCACCGCCATTACAAACCAG ACACCAGGGCTAAACATAATCACAGAGTATATAATAGGGTATATATACCCAGGATATCCAGTTGCCAACATGTGCTTCAAAGTGTATGGTTATATTAGCATGAACCAAGCCGTTACTTTCTTGCAAGACTTCAAGCTTGGTCACTACATGAAAATCCCTCCCAGGACAATGTTCATGGCACAG ATTGTGGGAACCTTCATAGCTGCGATTGTGTACTTGGGAACCGCATGGTGGCTGATAGAAACCATCCCAGACATATGTGAAGATTTATCATCAGTATGGACATGTCCAGGTGATACAGTATTCTATGATGCATCAGTAATATGGGGTTTAATTGGACCTCGAAGAATCTTCGGAGACTTGGGGACATATGAAGCCATCAACTGGTTCTTCCTAGGAGGAGCAATTGCTCCAGTGCTAGTATGGTTAGCAGCCAAGGCATTCCCAGAGCAAGAGTGGATTAGGCTCATCAACATGCCGGTTTTGATAGGAGCCACTGGAATGATGCCCCCTGCCACCGCTGTAAACTACACGACTTGGATCATTGTTGGATTTCTGTCTGGATTTGTGGCTTATAGATATAGGCCAGATTGGTGGAGGAGACATAATTATTTACTATCTGGTGCTCTTGATGCTGGACTTGCTTTCATGGGGGTGTTATTGTATTTTGCATTGGGTTTGGAAGATGTTAGTCTTAATTGGTGGGGTAATAACCTTGATGGATGTCCTTTGGCTTCTTGTCCCACTGCCAAAGGTGTTGTCATTGAAGGTTGCCCTGTTTACAATTGA
- the LOC107430056 gene encoding oligopeptide transporter 7 isoform X2, translating to MWWPANLVQVSLFRALHEKEKRPKGGLTRTQFFLIAFICSFAYYVFPGYLCQMLTSLSWICWIFPKSVLAQQLGSGLYGLGIGALGLDWSTISSYLGSPLASPWFATANVAAGFFIVMYILTPLFYWFNVYKARTFPIYSDELFKSNGQEYNITAIIDSNFHLDISAYEKEGPLYLSVFFALTYGVGFAALTATIVHVALFHGREIWDQSRLSFQEKTMDIHTRLMRRYKQVPEWWFIVILIANIAATIFACQYYNDQLQLPWWGVLLACGIAIFFTLPIGIITAITNQTPGLNIITEYIIGYIYPGYPVANMCFKVYGYISMNQAVTFLQDFKLGHYMKIPPRTMFMAQIVGTFIAAIVYLGTAWWLIETIPDICEDLSSVWTCPGDTVFYDASVIWGLIGPRRIFGDLGTYEAINWFFLGGAIAPVLVWLAAKAFPEQEWIRLINMPVLIGATGMMPPATAVNYTTWIIVGFLSGFVAYRYRPDWWRRHNYLLSGALDAGLAFMGVLLYFALGLEDVSLNWWGNNLDGCPLASCPTAKGVVIEGCPVYN from the exons ATGTGGTGGCCGGCAAATTTGGTTCAGGTTTCATTGTTCAG GGCTCTCCACGAGAAAGAAAAACGGCCCAAAGGGGGTTTGACACGTACCCAGTTCTTCCTGATTGCCTTCATATGCAGCTTTGCTTACTATGTCTTCCCTGGCTATCTCTGTCAAATGCTAACCTCTCTCTCTTGGATATGCTGGATCTTTCCCAAATCTGTCCTGGCCCAACAACTAGGGTCGGGTCTGTATGGGCTTGGGATTGGTGCTTTAGGGCTTGACTGGTCCACCATCTCTTCCTACCTTGGAAGCCCACTTGCAAGCCCATGGTTTGCCACAGCCAACGTTGCTGCGGGATTTTTTATCGTCATGTATATTTTAACACCCTTGTTTTATTGGTTCAACGTCTACAAAGCCAGAACCTTCCCAATATATTCCGACGAACTTTTCAAATCCAACGGCCAAGAATACAATATCACTGCCATCATTGATTCCAATTTCCATCTGGACATTTCTGCCTATGAGAAAGAAGGACCACTTTACCTCAGCGTTTTCTTTGCACTGACTTATGGTGTTGGCTTTGCAGCACTCACTGCCACAATTGTACATGTTGCACTCTTCCATggaag AGAAATATGGGATCAAAGCAGATTGAGTTTTCAAGAGAAAACAATGGATATACACACAAGACTAATGAGGAGGTACAAACAGGTACCGGAATGGTGGTTTATAGTAATTCTTATAGCCAACATTGCAGCAACTATCTTTGCTTGCCAGTATTACAATGATCAGCTTCAATTGCCTTGGTGGGGTGTTTTATTGGCTTGTGGAATTGCCATTTTCTTCACTCTTCCCATTGGAATCATCACCGCCATTACAAACCAG ACACCAGGGCTAAACATAATCACAGAGTATATAATAGGGTATATATACCCAGGATATCCAGTTGCCAACATGTGCTTCAAAGTGTATGGTTATATTAGCATGAACCAAGCCGTTACTTTCTTGCAAGACTTCAAGCTTGGTCACTACATGAAAATCCCTCCCAGGACAATGTTCATGGCACAG ATTGTGGGAACCTTCATAGCTGCGATTGTGTACTTGGGAACCGCATGGTGGCTGATAGAAACCATCCCAGACATATGTGAAGATTTATCATCAGTATGGACATGTCCAGGTGATACAGTATTCTATGATGCATCAGTAATATGGGGTTTAATTGGACCTCGAAGAATCTTCGGAGACTTGGGGACATATGAAGCCATCAACTGGTTCTTCCTAGGAGGAGCAATTGCTCCAGTGCTAGTATGGTTAGCAGCCAAGGCATTCCCAGAGCAAGAGTGGATTAGGCTCATCAACATGCCGGTTTTGATAGGAGCCACTGGAATGATGCCCCCTGCCACCGCTGTAAACTACACGACTTGGATCATTGTTGGATTTCTGTCTGGATTTGTGGCTTATAGATATAGGCCAGATTGGTGGAGGAGACATAATTATTTACTATCTGGTGCTCTTGATGCTGGACTTGCTTTCATGGGGGTGTTATTGTATTTTGCATTGGGTTTGGAAGATGTTAGTCTTAATTGGTGGGGTAATAACCTTGATGGATGTCCTTTGGCTTCTTGTCCCACTGCCAAAGGTGTTGTCATTGAAGGTTGCCCTGTTTACAATTGA